atacataatacaacactcattgatctactggtctcaaaatcctggtggtacgtggctcaactcctcttgcactgcctctagcactgcctcggtaagtcccaatgctctgcgatatgttgtctccgcactaagatcctgctgtctcaaatcagtaagctgctgcgaactaacccggtgaatatgatgtagtctctctctcagtatataatccggtcgtaatgctctgacaggaccatccgtctgtgtctcatacaattCAAGGGATATCGTAATAactatttgtatcgtataattaaatcaTCCGTacttaattcataataattaaaccgttagtccgatttaagcgaaacgaagacccttagactcagaaaaatgaaacgaatccaataaaaataattgtgagtcataatttcttctgaaagagagtggtcttgtgataattaattgttTATAGGCCATATTAGGGGTATgatcgagtcaaataaatcccgaaaaattataataaaatcagataaggctagttaataccaatatgagtctagtatcgattctaaaaatagtTATGAGGTTAAAAATCAATTAtatgctttatgtgctatgtgccttacgtgattatgtgaatctTATGTGGcatataattatatgtatatatatgcgagtcagatagaaacgcatgggtagactgataaggttgcgtgatatcaattcaagatacacgtatgtattaaattatctaaacacctatctttccatgatttgttcagtgttagcaaggcagagcaagctagggtcagaaagcagtaagttaaaccaggttaagtacgcgcaaggcaagtttttcccctataATTGTGCTTTCAAGTCCATATTATACACTTTTTGAATTGGATTATTGTTGtcaatttcctttcttttttATCCTTCCATTTGCAACTTATTATCCCCCCCTCCCCAAGCACTATTACATGATTGAGTTTGAGATGAAGGAGTTAGTGGAATGTCAATTGGTTTCCTCCTATCTTCCTCCTCCGCCAACTCCCTTTGCAACTCACAAAAGATTTGTGGAGTGATTTTGGCACAAATATGAATCCTTAACCTTTTATTCTCATAAAATGGGCTTTTACTCTTGAATATGAGCCCGTGaattcaaaatttcaaaagttGCATTTGATTTTTGCATTTCCTCTCATTTCACCCGATTTTGCAATTTTAGTCATGTGTTTCCATAAAACATCAACACCCCCGTTGTTTGTCTAAGAGACACCCCGGTAGTTGCCGTGAAACTTGTTGATGATTGTTGTTTCATTACTACaaaaagaaaagcaaaaaaaaatacAAATCAAAAAAGAAAAAATAAGGTAGTAGCTACTGCATCTTTTCTGTCCAATTTTGCAAAATAATAACAAGATTGTGAATTCAAGCATTTTATATGTACATGGCACTTAACATATATATATTAgaagaaaaataaattaaaataatttatgcaAATATGTTATAAATGAGCGTTATCCTCGTTCCCAGTGTATATTTCGTATGGGACGAATGGAGTACATAATAAGTAGTGTTGGATATATTAAATTGGTAGAAAATTTCGATATTCGTCCGAAATATATTTAATCATATCCGGAATAAAAAGgatattgaaaaaataaatagatattttagtataattttaaaatataagaaaatgatattgaataaataaataaaaattatgtTTAAATGAAAAAAATGTATATTGAATAATTTGTGAGCTAAATTTAAAATCTTCAAAAATACTAGTACTAGTAGAGTAATAAAAACAGCAAGTTGAATTCTGTGCATTACTCTGAGGGATTCCCATTTAATTTTGCTAAAAATCCTCATTATAATAAGTCATATACAATGGCTTTCGAGTTCAACCTTTCAAGCTATGTTCCTCCCAGTTACAATGCTTTATGCAACACATTGTTGCAAAAAGAAAGAGCTAATGTTGAGAGGTTTTTGGTTCCAATCAAGACTACTTGGAAGTAGAAAGGGGTGAGTATGGTTTCCGATGGATGGAGTGATACTCAAAGAAGACCATTAATTAATTTTATGGCAGTTACGGAGAATGGTCCCATATTCTTAAAAGCGGTCAATTGTGAATGTGAAGTCAAAGATAAATTTTACCTTGCTACCTTGATGCGAGAGGTGATCATGGAGGTGGGTGATAGAATTTAATAATTCTATAAACACATAATTCTCTAACATAGAGACAAGGATCATAATCATCATATCTAATTATCGAGATTAAAGTCAAAGATAAATTTTACCTTGCTACCTTGATGCGAGAGGTGATCATGGAGGTGGGTGATAGAATTTAATAATTCTATAAACACATAATTCTCTAACATAGAGACAAGGATCGTAATCATCATATCTAATTATCGAGATTAAACCGAAAGCAGAAGCGTACCTAAATCCATAAGGCTATAATTGTAACGATATCTGAAtctgaataatattcttgattaTTGTCTTCCTCAACCAAGTACTCCTTAGGGTTTTCTCAATGACTCTCTCTGATGGGTAGAAGATAAGTTGTTACGTGTACTTGATATATTGGGGATTATAACCCTTTTTATATACCACCTAATTAAATCTCATATTATAATTTAATTGGGCTTGGTATTAGGTATCCACTTATTAGATCCATacaataaattaaaatctaattgggtttcttatttgatcacttaatttaacccaatataataaatagcaaatataattgatatatgtatatgtagcccataaaataattattattattaaaaataataatatcaatctcccacttgggcTTCATATGAATCCAGAATCAATTATACAAAATTTTAGTGCACAACTTTATGCTATTTATCGTCCTTAGATTTTACCAAAACAATTCGGTTCGTCTACTATATATGTATGAGATTATGGCGGCATTCGTCATAAACTTTACGTGACTAAACCTTTCAGGGTCACCACACAAATATATTCAACGACATGAATCAATGCATGGATAAGTGGCATGGAAATTACATGTAATGTGATCTATATAATGTCTATTTTCAGCTAGTCCTTAGACAATCTTTAACGAGATTGATTCCAATTTTCTCAACTCAATGTTAAACCACAATAAGAAAATTGAACAAAAGTATAGTGACATTTAATAAAATTCCATCAACTGTATTCTGCTGAACATAAACAACTCAATGTTTATAACATAAAACACCAAAATACAAACTCCCACTAAACCAAAGTATCACATAAGGTAACACCCATATGAGCAGTATGATCGTGAAAGACCTTAGGTGTTAACGCCTTAGTGAGCGGATCCGCAATCATGGAGTTAGTGTCAATATGTTCTATCGAAATCTGTCCACTCTGAATCTTTTCTTTAACAACTAGGAACTTAATATCTATATGTTTTACATCTGTAGTGCTCCTATTATTGTTTGATTACTCCACTGCTGATTTATTATCACAAAATATCTTTAATGGTCTTTCAACTTCATCAAGGATACGCAAACCGGTGACAAAGTTTCACAGCCATAAAGCTTGATTGAATGCCACAAAACATGCTATATATTCTGCAGCCATGGTGGATGAAGCTATGAGCGTCTGTTTGGCAGACCTCCATGAAATTGCTCCACCAGCCAGTAGATAAACATAGCCTGAAGTCGATTTTCTTCCATCTTTGTATCCTCCAAAGTCAGAATCTGAATATCCAATGATTTCTGGATGATCTGATTTCATGTATGTGAGCATATAgtcttttgttttcttcaaatACCGTAAGACTCGTTTCACTGCTTTCCATTGCTCCATTCCCGGATTACTCAAATATCTTCCCAATATTCCAACAATGAATGCTATATCAGGACAAGTACAAACTTGAGCATACATTAGGCTTCCCACTGCCGATGCATATTGTATCCTTTGCATTTCCCTTATCTCAAGTTCATTCTTGGGATACTGTTTGAGACTAAATTTGTCTCCCTTAGACACAGGTGTATCCATTGGTGCACAAT
The sequence above is drawn from the Apium graveolens cultivar Ventura chromosome 2, ASM990537v1, whole genome shotgun sequence genome and encodes:
- the LOC141693473 gene encoding secreted RxLR effector protein 161-like; this encodes MDTPVSKGDKFSLKQYPKNELEIREMQRIQYASAVGSLMYAQVCTCPDIAFIVGILGRYLSNPGMEQWKAVKRVLRYLKKTKDYMLTYMKSDHPEIIGYSDSDFGGYKDGRKSTSGYVYLLAGGAISWRSAKQTLIASSTMAAEYIACFVAFNQALWL